ACAGCTCCGGCAGGCCGTCGCCGTCGAGGTCCTGGGCGCCGAGGGCCAGGGCCCAGCCGTGCCGGACCCCGGAGGGCAGGGCTCGGGGGACGTCGCGGAAGCCGGCGGCGGGTTCGGTGCCGCCGCGGCCGGAGGTCCACAGCAGGACGTGGGTGGTGCCGGCGTTGCGGGCGTTGGACATGCCGTCCTGCATGGCCATCCGGGGATCGTCGGCGGCCCGGGTGTCCAGGACGCGGGCGCCGTCGGGGAAGTAGTTGCCGACGACGAGATCGGGGTGACCGTCACCGTCGAGGTCGGAGTGGTTGACGGTGGTGGTGTTCCACAGCTTCATGGGCGAGACGAGTTCCTGCGCCCGGAACGCGTCGGCCGAGGGCACGGTGCCGGCGGTGCGCAGGAAGAGGACCGGGGAGCGGCCCCAGTAGTAGACCAGCACGCCGGTCAGGCCGTTCTGCGCGAAGTCGCCGGTGACGCAGCCCATCGGGGACATGGTCCGCGGGTCCCAGGGCAGCCCGCGGGGCGTCAGCGTGAAGGGGGCGTAGCGGCCGGCGGAGCCGGGCAGGGGCCGGACCGTCACGGAGTCGTCACGGGGGTCGACCAGGCAGACGTCTGAGTCGCGCCCGGTGCCGGCGATGTCCCCGACGGCGGCGCCGGCGCCCACGGCCGAGATCCATGCGGAGATCCGGCGCAGGCCGGGCTGGACCGGGCGCTCGGTGCGGGCGTCCACGGGGTCGCCGTTGAGGTACGCGGCGGAGAAGCGGAACTGCCCGGCGAGCCGGGCCCGCTCCGCGGCGGACGTACCGGGCTGGGCGGCCGCTACGCCCAGACAGGTCGCGATCACCACCGCGACGAGGGGGGCGGCGAGCGCGCGCCACTGAGTGCGGAGCATGTTCCCTCCGTGATCCGGGGGCCGGTCGGCCTTCCTGCTTCGGTGCAGCGGGGTCCGTCGGCCCGGCGGGAGTCAGCGGGACGCGAGCGCGCTGTCCCTGATGGTCTCCCGCCAGGTCAGGTAGTCCTCGAGGGTGCCGTCGCCGCGCAGCTTCCGCCTCGCGGCGACCGTCCAGTCCGCGGCGGTCACGGTGTCGACGCCGACGAGGCGCTGTACCCCCAGGTGCGTGTGCGCGGGGATGTGCCCGGCGAGCCGTCGCGCCTGGGCGGCGAACGCCGCCCCCTGGGCGAGGTGGTGCCAGTACGGGCCGGCCGCCTGCCGGATCCGGTCCAGCTCGGTATCGGCGGCTCCGCCGGCGTAGCAGGCGGCCAGCCCCACCCCGCTCCACAGGTGGGGGCGGCGGTCCGCCGGGAAGGCGCCGACCGTGTCGGCGATGCGCCCGGGGTCGGCGGACTCGATGAACCACAGGCTGCGGCCCAGCCCTTGGTGGCGTACGGTCCCGGCGGGTCGGAGCGGGTGCCCGCGGGCGAGCCGGGCCAGGGCGGCGCGGCCCCCGAAGAATCCCTGGGAGAAGCCGTGGCCGTCCAGAGTCAGCCACTGCAGCAGCGGGTCGAGGCCGAGCAGCCGCCGGGCGCCCGGCAGCGGCACCCGGGCCAGGGCCCATCCGGCGCCGACGTGCACGAGGTGGACATGGCTCCGGCCGGGGCCGTCGAGGAGCGCGGTGAGGCGGCGGTGCCCCCGGCCCAGGCGGAGGAGGTCGAGCAGGGCGCAGGCCATGCCCGCCCCTTCGTAGGCGAAGCCGCGCTCGGTGGCGTCGAGGACGGCGAGCCGCTCGTGGGTACCGGCGGTGGTGGACTCGACGGCGGTGTTGAAGCCGGCGAGGAAGGAGCGCGCGTGGCGCTCCAGGACGCGAC
The window above is part of the Streptomyces syringium genome. Proteins encoded here:
- a CDS encoding DUF1702 family protein, whose amino-acid sequence is MPGKPFAHPRSPYRARPGPPPSPWARRLRLRDEMADFSVRGFHCGRTESRRVLERHARSFLAGFNTAVESTTAGTHERLAVLDATERGFAYEGAGMACALLDLLRLGRGHRRLTALLDGPGRSHVHLVHVGAGWALARVPLPGARRLLGLDPLLQWLTLDGHGFSQGFFGGRAALARLARGHPLRPAGTVRHQGLGRSLWFIESADPGRIADTVGAFPADRRPHLWSGVGLAACYAGGAADTELDRIRQAAGPYWHHLAQGAAFAAQARRLAGHIPAHTHLGVQRLVGVDTVTAADWTVAARRKLRGDGTLEDYLTWRETIRDSALASR